The following are from one region of the Bremerella sp. JC817 genome:
- a CDS encoding glycosyltransferase: MSTTTILPNSIVTPLSSIDDCRPLPTSQQPRYSIVIPVYNGWSLTQRALVSIADRTDAERTPYEVIIADDHSKDATLDCETQFPGVRRVVNTSARSGFLHNCNFAAQEARGEIILLLNNDTEVQSGWLEAIDETFQQSERIGIVGARLVYPDGRLQEAGCTVFPTAITRREGIDGDADDPQYLEQRCCDYVSGACLAIRTKLWQEIGGFDERYSPAYYEDVDLCFESWQRDFEVVYQPDCLVLHVDGGSMASTRTQLAMNSRDKFRSKWQAVLELIKTSRPKNTTPFMYSGFVRKVWRALPLSGAMRSRIVSMVISPPKRKLAKLSRDGEPAPGRVTVAGYLQSALGIGEAARLELQALQELRFAPARLDVSPAFNMADLQGWGFGNTILTEGGPLLIRTNPLDLPRTLGFIGQPALKRRYLAGGWAWELSKPPAYCREMYSLLDELWVPSKFCADAFQPESPIPVHVVPHPVRVPPTSGKTRQDFGLPEDQVIFLAMADMRSSFARKNLAGAVEAFVEACGGRSDTMLIIKTHHTQQSPENLQRLETAIGKAANVRIIDQLLSRGEVGDLLRVSGVVLSPHRSEGFGLVLAEGMLLGKPVIATNYSGNVDFMPPGTAALVDYELTPVHDPSQVYDYPDQVWAEPDKQQLSQHIADLAHNPSQRQQLGDAAQAHAQAFFAPQRFYEQLPAKFRELMVSFASR; the protein is encoded by the coding sequence ATGTCGACTACGACAATCTTACCCAATTCGATCGTCACGCCTCTCTCGTCGATCGACGATTGTCGACCGTTGCCGACATCGCAGCAGCCTCGCTATTCGATTGTCATTCCGGTCTACAACGGCTGGTCGCTCACGCAGCGTGCCTTGGTATCCATCGCCGATCGAACCGACGCCGAGCGTACGCCGTACGAGGTGATCATCGCCGACGATCACTCGAAAGACGCCACGCTCGACTGCGAAACGCAGTTTCCTGGCGTCCGTCGTGTGGTGAACACTTCCGCTCGATCAGGTTTTCTGCATAACTGCAACTTCGCGGCCCAAGAGGCCCGTGGCGAGATTATTCTGCTGCTGAACAACGATACCGAAGTTCAGTCAGGCTGGCTCGAAGCGATCGACGAGACCTTTCAGCAAAGTGAACGCATCGGCATCGTTGGTGCCCGGCTGGTCTATCCCGATGGAAGACTGCAAGAGGCAGGATGCACCGTGTTCCCCACGGCCATCACCCGTCGTGAAGGAATCGATGGAGACGCCGACGATCCGCAGTACCTGGAACAGCGCTGCTGCGATTACGTGTCTGGGGCATGCCTGGCGATTCGAACGAAACTGTGGCAAGAGATCGGCGGATTCGACGAGCGTTACTCGCCAGCCTATTACGAAGATGTTGACCTCTGCTTCGAGTCCTGGCAAAGGGACTTCGAGGTGGTTTATCAGCCTGATTGCCTGGTGCTGCATGTCGATGGTGGCTCGATGGCCAGTACACGCACCCAATTGGCGATGAATTCACGCGACAAGTTTCGCAGCAAGTGGCAGGCAGTCCTTGAGCTCATTAAGACATCGCGACCGAAGAATACGACTCCGTTCATGTACAGCGGCTTCGTGCGCAAGGTATGGCGGGCACTGCCACTATCAGGCGCGATGCGATCGCGAATCGTTTCGATGGTGATCAGTCCACCCAAACGCAAGCTCGCCAAGCTCTCGCGCGATGGCGAACCTGCCCCAGGTCGCGTCACCGTGGCAGGCTATTTGCAATCGGCACTTGGGATTGGCGAAGCAGCACGGCTCGAACTTCAGGCCTTGCAGGAACTGCGGTTCGCTCCGGCCCGGCTCGATGTCAGTCCCGCCTTCAATATGGCCGACCTTCAAGGCTGGGGCTTTGGAAATACGATTCTGACCGAAGGGGGTCCGCTGCTCATTCGGACCAACCCACTCGATCTTCCACGAACACTCGGTTTCATTGGCCAGCCCGCCCTCAAGCGGCGTTACCTGGCGGGAGGCTGGGCCTGGGAACTTTCCAAGCCGCCGGCCTATTGCCGCGAGATGTATTCGCTGCTGGACGAGTTGTGGGTTCCCTCGAAATTCTGTGCCGATGCGTTTCAACCGGAAAGCCCAATTCCGGTGCACGTGGTGCCGCATCCGGTCCGCGTTCCTCCGACCAGCGGCAAGACCCGACAAGACTTTGGTTTGCCTGAAGATCAGGTCATCTTTCTCGCGATGGCCGATATGCGTTCCAGCTTCGCGCGGAAGAACCTGGCGGGTGCCGTCGAAGCGTTCGTGGAAGCTTGCGGCGGGCGGTCCGACACGATGCTGATAATTAAAACGCACCACACGCAGCAATCGCCAGAGAATCTGCAGCGGCTTGAAACCGCGATTGGTAAGGCTGCCAATGTGAGGATCATCGATCAACTCCTCAGCCGAGGTGAAGTGGGCGATCTGCTCCGTGTGTCTGGCGTCGTCCTGTCGCCCCATCGCTCAGAAGGCTTTGGGCTCGTGCTGGCCGAAGGAATGCTGCTGGGTAAGCCGGTGATCGCCACGAACTATTCCGGCAATGTCGACTTCATGCCGCCGGGCACGGCAGCGCTGGTCGATTATGAGTTGACTCCCGTTCACGATCCTTCTCAGGTCTACGATTACCCTGATCAAGTCTGGGCCGAGCCTGACAAACAGCAGCTTTCGCAGCACATTGCGGATCTGGCCCATAACCCTTCCCAGCGACAACAACTCGGCGACGCCGCCCAGGCACACGCTCAAGCCTTCTTCGCTCCGCAGCGATTCTACGAGCAACTGCCGGCGAAGTTCCGCGAACTGATGGTCAGTTTCGCCAGCCGCTAA
- a CDS encoding glycosyltransferase family 1 protein produces the protein MSRIGLGALLIHPSRFGGAETYARQLIPALARVDQSNHYVVFLPKGHDFQFEADNFDLVELPCPVENIYTRVMWEHTYYARYLKQHRLDLTHFLGSTAPYFYSPPSVVTMHDTIRLQRPDLTPFLLGQYYRRIQRRNVRSGKWVIAVSGYAASLLQQEMQIPSERISHVYHGIDPVFLDGTATVSPTTKKHLLWAGRMLPHKNVEVLMRAYQVLKQRGVDLPLFRMIGASDADRARLTPLLQKLGVEQYFSLENKLSHQQWRDTFPQLCHEALIYCFPSKYESFGMPVLEAMSTGTAAICADLPAFREVFGDHVKYCDADSEVQFADAIQYYLENETERRLDEARNQAFASNFTWDNAAILTLYNYRRQLGLAASLPESLRTFVDRRRVVSNVS, from the coding sequence ATGTCGAGAATTGGCCTAGGTGCGTTGTTGATCCATCCGTCACGGTTTGGTGGCGCCGAGACCTATGCGCGGCAATTGATTCCGGCCCTGGCACGAGTCGATCAGTCGAACCACTACGTGGTGTTTCTCCCCAAGGGACATGATTTTCAGTTCGAAGCCGACAACTTCGATCTGGTTGAGTTGCCATGTCCGGTCGAGAACATCTATACCCGGGTCATGTGGGAGCACACTTACTACGCCCGGTATCTGAAACAGCATCGCCTCGACCTGACACACTTTCTCGGATCGACGGCACCTTACTTCTATTCACCTCCAAGTGTCGTGACGATGCACGATACGATCCGCCTGCAGCGGCCCGACCTGACGCCGTTTTTACTGGGGCAATATTATCGGCGGATCCAACGACGAAATGTCCGCAGCGGAAAATGGGTGATCGCGGTCTCAGGCTACGCGGCATCGCTCTTGCAGCAAGAGATGCAGATCCCAAGCGAGCGGATCTCGCATGTTTATCACGGGATCGATCCGGTCTTCCTCGACGGCACCGCGACCGTTTCACCAACCACCAAGAAACATCTGCTGTGGGCAGGACGCATGCTGCCGCATAAGAATGTCGAAGTCCTGATGCGTGCTTATCAGGTGTTGAAGCAGCGCGGCGTTGACTTGCCGCTGTTTCGAATGATTGGCGCAAGCGATGCCGATCGGGCTCGGCTGACGCCATTGCTGCAAAAACTGGGAGTCGAGCAATACTTCTCGCTCGAGAACAAATTGAGTCATCAGCAGTGGCGTGACACGTTTCCGCAGCTTTGCCATGAAGCGTTGATTTACTGCTTTCCGTCGAAGTACGAAAGCTTTGGGATGCCGGTCCTCGAAGCGATGTCGACCGGAACCGCCGCGATTTGTGCCGATTTGCCCGCCTTTCGAGAAGTCTTCGGCGATCACGTGAAATACTGCGATGCCGATTCTGAGGTACAGTTTGCCGATGCAATCCAGTACTATCTAGAAAACGAAACGGAACGTCGCCTAGACGAGGCACGCAATCAGGCATTCGCCTCGAACTTTACCTGGGACAACGCCGCGATTCTGACGCTCTACAACTATCGTCGTCAGCTTGGTTTGGCGGCATCGCTTCCAGAATCGTTACGAACATTCGTCGATCGACGCCGGGTGGTTTCGAACGTTTCGTAG
- the rfbD gene encoding dTDP-4-dehydrorhamnose reductase encodes MNPILVTGAQGQLGRELLAQLGDRAFGTTRTELDLANIDSIGPTLRQLQPAMVINCAAYTAVDQAETDRDAAFHINQHAVEAMADACNQLEVPLVQVSSDYVFDTYRGNQPRTETDAVKPLGIYAQSKLQGEIAAAQADRHLIVRTCGLYGGGARFRNFVETMLRLSNTRSELKVVNDQCCTPSYCRDVASGIVRLIDGNAEGLVHLTNSGSTTWHEFAETIFAIAGRNVSVLPITTEEFGAAAPRPSYSVLDCQRFQNLTATPLPSWKDALARYLAERSAT; translated from the coding sequence ATGAATCCAATTTTAGTAACCGGTGCCCAGGGACAACTGGGGCGTGAACTGCTTGCCCAACTCGGTGATCGGGCGTTTGGCACCACGCGAACGGAGTTGGATCTGGCCAACATCGATTCGATTGGCCCAACCCTACGGCAGCTTCAACCTGCCATGGTGATCAACTGCGCAGCCTACACGGCGGTCGATCAGGCCGAGACTGATCGCGACGCTGCTTTTCACATCAACCAGCATGCCGTCGAAGCGATGGCAGACGCCTGCAACCAATTGGAAGTCCCACTGGTTCAGGTCAGCAGCGACTACGTTTTCGATACCTATCGTGGCAACCAACCTCGGACAGAAACGGACGCGGTGAAACCGCTTGGGATCTATGCCCAGAGTAAGCTTCAGGGGGAAATCGCGGCGGCTCAGGCTGATCGCCATTTGATCGTCCGCACCTGTGGGCTGTATGGCGGAGGCGCTCGGTTCCGTAACTTTGTCGAGACGATGCTTCGCTTGTCGAACACTCGCTCGGAACTGAAAGTAGTCAACGATCAATGCTGCACGCCGAGTTATTGCCGCGATGTCGCCTCAGGAATCGTTCGCTTGATCGATGGGAATGCGGAGGGTTTGGTTCATTTGACCAACAGCGGCAGCACGACCTGGCACGAGTTCGCTGAGACAATCTTTGCGATCGCCGGGCGGAATGTCTCGGTGCTTCCGATCACGACGGAAGAGTTCGGCGCGGCGGCACCTCGGCCAAGCTACAGCGTGCTCGATTGTCAGCGTTTTCAAAATCTAACAGCGACTCCCCTTCCCTCTTGGAAAGACGCGTTGGCTCGTTACCTGGCTGAGAGATCGGCGACTTAG